A stretch of Mus caroli chromosome 5, CAROLI_EIJ_v1.1, whole genome shotgun sequence DNA encodes these proteins:
- the Cct8l2 gene encoding T-complex protein 1 subunit theta-like 2, which produces MAVSPPSRATQTKVQSDLELPQRLKPGLEKTPGSQEEEPSCILRATAAAQTLASIIRSCYGPFGRQKFLVTAKGETICTGHAAVILKALELEHPAAQFVQELAQTQVENAGDGTAFVVLLTEALLEQAHYLLWAGLTPTQLREAFATATAEVLTALPSLAIRSLGPLEDPSWALRSVMSTHTLSNSDYLTKLVAQACWVSREPNGSFKPESIVVCALQGGKLTDSRIFPGVAIAGKLCGRKTEVLGDARVALFNCPFGPTNPFTLATPRLSNPEELLRFRKQTEQVEKEIAQLAIMDINVAVVLGEVNEKSVNQANYCDIMVIQATSRKEIVYLSEKLGTPLLGRVLPPLEAGKCHKVYRKEFGDSAMIMFEWEHEIAPFLSVVLRGPTIQGLRVAEQAVYYGIDAFSQLCQDPRLLPGAGATEMALAKMLVDKGSRLAGPNGLAFQAFAQALSSLPKTLAENAGLAAQSVMAELSGFHQAGNFFVGVGTDGLVNVTHEGIWDILRTKAQGLQAVSELVQQLVSVDQIIVARKTPLYRQITNPTLNAKVSSPLRAKFFGKYI; this is translated from the coding sequence ATGgcagtctcccctccctcccgGGCCACGCAAACCAAAGTTCAATCAGACCTAGAACTTCCCCAGAGGCTGAAGCCAGGCCTAGAGAAAACCCCTGGATCTCAAGAAGAAGAGCCATCATGCATACTGAGGGCCACAGCTGCAGCTCAGACCCTAGCCAGTATCATCCGGTCTTGTTATGGTCCCTTTGGCCGGCAGAAGTTTCTGGTAACTGCCAAGGGAGAAACAATTTGTACAGGTCATGCCGCTGTCATCCTCAAGGCTCTGGAGCTGGAGCACCCAGCTGCCCAGTTTGTTCAAGAATTAGCCCAAACCCAGGTAGAGAACGCTGGGGATGGCACGGCCTTTGTTGTTCTACTGACAGAAGCCTTACTGGAGCAGGCCCATTACCTTCTGTGGGCTGGCCTAACTCCAACCCAGCTCAGGGAGGCCTTTGCCACAGCCACAGCAGAAGTTCTGACCGCTCTGCCTTCCCTGGCCATCCGCTCTCTAGGGCCTTTGGAAGATCCTTCCTGGGCCCTCCGTTCTGTGATGAGTACTCACACCCTGTCCAACTCAGATTATTTAACCAAGCTTGTAGCTCAAGCGTGCTGGGTTAGCAGGGAGCCAAATGGCAGCTTCAAGCCTGAGAGTATTGTCGTGTGCGCACTTCAGGGTGGGAAGCTGACTGATTCCCGAATTTTTCCTGGAGTAGCAATAGCGGGGAAGCTCTGTGGACGAAAGACTGAGGTCCTTGGTGATGCTAGGGTGGCCCTGTTCAATTGCCCCTTTGGTCCTACCAATCCATTTACACTGGCCACACCACGTCTCTCCAACCCGGAAGAACTACTAAGATTTCGGAAACAAACTGAACAAGTGGAAAAGGAAATAGCCCAACTAGCCATTATGGACATTAACGTGGCAGTGGTCTTGGGGGAAGTTAATGAGAAATCGGTGAACCAGGCTAACTACTGTGACATCATGGTTATTCAAGCCACGTCCCGAAAGGAGATTGTCTACCTGAGTGAGAAGCTGGGCACTCCTTTGCTCGGACGGGTCCTTCCTcccctggaggctgggaagtgCCACAAGGTTTACAGGAAGGAGTTTGGAGATAGTGCGATGATAATGTTTGAATGGGAACATGAGATTGCACCTTTTCTCTCAGTGGTCCTTAGGGGACCCACCATCCAGGGACTTCGGGTTGCAGAGCAGGCTGTATACTATGGCATTGATGCATTTTCTCAGCTGTGTCAAGATCCCAGACTGCTGCCAGGAGCAGGTGCCACAGAGATGGCTCTGGCAAAAATGCTGGTAGACAAAGGAAGCCGACTGGCTGGCCCCAACGGTCTGGCCTTCCAAGCATTTGCTCAAGCCTTGAGTTCTCTGCCTAAAACCCTGGCAGAGAATGCAGGCTTAGCTGCCCAAAGCGTGATGGCAGAATTGAGTGGATTTCACCAAGCTGGGAACTTCTTCGTTGGAGTGGGAACAGACGGTTTAGTAAATGTGACTCATGAAGGTATATGGGACATACTGAGGACCAAAGCCCAAGGGTTACAAGCAGTCTCTGAGCTGGTGCAGCAGCTGGTGTCTGTGGACCAGATTATAGTGGCCAGAAAGACTCCTTTGTACAGACAGATCACAAACCCCACCTTGAATGCAAAGGTATCCTCACCCCTGAGAGCAAAATTCTTTGGAAAGTACATATAG